The DNA sequence ATTGCAGATGTCAGCGAAATTTCATACTGCTCGGATAGTTCCTGCGCAATATCTAGGGAGATATCTCTTGTCCTCAATTTGTTTAGAACAATATTCCTTGGCAAAAGAAGTTGAGCGGCAAATTGATTTGCTTCTCTCTCCTTAGTTTTGGTATTTATCCCCATATTGAAATCTTCTTTCCGGCAGAAATGAACTCCATGGTGAATAAACAAATGACCGATTTCATGAGCGATAGTAAAACGTTTTTGATTATTATTGTAAATATCCGGAGAAATGACAATAAGCTTTTTTAATCCCTTAACTTTACAAGCTCCTAAGATACCTTCTTGTATAGGGGCTTGTTTCAAATGGATATCAAGTGCATTGATAACATTATCCAAATCTAGAGCTGAATTATCGTTAATTCCTAGTTCTTTACGCAAATCATCCGCATACCATTCAGGATTTCTTCTTTCATAAAAGAAGGATTTATTCATCACTAAATTCCTCATTAAATAGCTCATCAATAATTCTCTGAGCATCATCGTTTCCGTCAGAATCCTTACGGTCTTTTCTAAAATCAGCAGCTTGGGGCAATGAATATAACTGTTCCTTATAGTCATTAATTTTTTTAAAAACAGCATCAAATTCTTGAGTATAAGGTACGGAGATAGTCATATTAATTATTTTAGATAATTCCTTAAATTCTTCAATATCATCTTGAGCCAAATTTTCGTAAAAATAATTATAATCTATGTCTTGTCCTGAAGTTATTTTATCAGTGTAAATGACAAGAGCTTCATCTAAACTAATCATCAGAATTACCTCCCTGTAAGTTAATGTCATGAAGCTTATCAATTCGTCGCACTCTTATAACTTTTCTTTTAAAATTTTTCTTAGTGATTTCAATGCCCGGCTATACAATGAATATATTGCTGACTCACTCTTCTTGGATATTTCTGATATTTGTTCAAAAGATACTTTGTTAAATAGTCTTAATTGAATAATTTGTTGATGTTCGGGGGAGAGTTGGTTAATAGCTGCAATAATAGCATCATGAATTTCTTTGTTGAGGATAACAAACAATGGATCTACGCTAAATAAGGAAATAATATGGTCAAACTCGGCATCCGGCATGTCTTCAAGCAAAGTATTTTTGGTTTTTTTCCTAAGTTGTTCCATAATAACAAACTTAGCAATACCGATAACCCAGCTGGCAAATTCCGATGAACCATCATAGCGCTCTAATTTTTCTATACTCCTTTTCAAAGACTCCATAATGATATCGTCTATATCATGGCTATCCAAGGCGCTTCCTTTAGTCCGGGATACCACATATTTCTTTAAAAGTGGTAATGTTTTTGAATATAATTTTTGACCTGCTGCCTCATCTCTGCATAAATATTGATGTACAAGTTGATAGTCTTCTGAATGTTTACGCATATAGCCTACCCCCAAGCTTTAAAATCTTATAAATGTTTATCTTTCCTTACTTATTCTCATTCTGACACATCAGATTCGTCGGTCCCATTACTGTCTACAGTTTTTGTTGTTTTATCCGACGGATAACCGTATTTCTTCTGCAGCCGCTTTATAGTCATGTTAATTTTGGTCTGAAAATTATCACGAATGCCCCAATACAAAAAATATTAGAAATTAACACCGTGTACGCTATTGAAATTGTTTTCAGTATTTATAATATGATCGCTCCCCAACCTCTCCACCACCTCAACATCCACCGGACAAAACGTATATAGTCCCAATTCCTCCGCCCTCAACCACCGTATATTCCGGTGAACCATTCTTTCCAGCTCCCCCTCAATAATCCGGCTCTCAAAGAAAGTAAAGCACATCTCATTATCCCCATAAGTATACCGACTCTCCGCAAACACCTCATCAACCTGTATCGTCACGCCCAGCTCCTCCTGACATTCCCGAACCAGACATTCTTCCAAGCTTTCCCCTTCTTCCTGCTTCCCACCCGGAAACTCCCAAAGCATCGGACAGCTTCCCGTATTATCCCGCT is a window from the Dehalobacter sp. DCA genome containing:
- a CDS encoding ImmA/IrrE family metallo-endopeptidase, which translates into the protein MNKSFFYERRNPEWYADDLRKELGINDNSALDLDNVINALDIHLKQAPIQEGILGACKVKGLKKLIVISPDIYNNNQKRFTIAHEIGHLFIHHGVHFCRKEDFNMGINTKTKEREANQFAAQLLLPRNIVLNKLRTRDISLDIAQELSEQYEISLTSAIIRMIELSDENVALISQKNNIIQRVVKSPECRSILKNGKISNNTLSYITNVDKMRQEGYVDPNAWFEDSTYSQDTRCYEQTWYFSKLDMKLSIVRLEDDDY
- a CDS encoding RNA polymerase sigma factor codes for the protein MRKHSEDYQLVHQYLCRDEAAGQKLYSKTLPLLKKYVVSRTKGSALDSHDIDDIIMESLKRSIEKLERYDGSSEFASWVIGIAKFVIMEQLRKKTKNTLLEDMPDAEFDHIISLFSVDPLFVILNKEIHDAIIAAINQLSPEHQQIIQLRLFNKVSFEQISEISKKSESAIYSLYSRALKSLRKILKEKL
- a CDS encoding (deoxy)nucleoside triphosphate pyrophosphohydrolase — its product is MMDEMMDQKIVTQVTAAIIRQDDKILICQRDNTGSCPMLWEFPGGKQEEGESLEECLVRECQEELGVTIQVDEVFAESRYTYGDNEMCFTFFESRIIEGELERMVHRNIRWLRAEELGLYTFCPVDVEVVERLGSDHIINTENNFNSVHGVNF